In the Longimicrobiaceae bacterium genome, one interval contains:
- the pheT gene encoding phenylalanine--tRNA ligase subunit beta: MNISYRWLRALAPTITDTPEQLAERLGMLGAPVDELTRVGAELADIVIARVADVRPHPNADRLRLCMVDAGGNGVLQVVCGATNVQAGGFYPFAPVGASLPGGVVIRKAKLRGEVSEGMLCSARELGLGRDHSGIMELSGEWAPGASFVESLGLDDARLLIDVTANRPDLLSHLGVARELAPGGQADLRLEPFSSGAGDLELVETGHEGETGGVRISIEDAARCPRYTSAVIRGVRVGPSPEWLATRLRTIGLRPINNIVDATNFVLHELGQPLHAFDLERLGGRVVVRQARAGERLRTLDGVERELDEGMLVIADAERPVALAGVMGGEDTEVTDATSDVLLECALFDPRAVRRTARGLGMSTDASYRFERGVDPELQPLALRRVVDLILSVAGGEVVRPGVDVHPGRVERTVVELRPARAERVLGVPVPPEDVSRLLEPIGFAVANGGEKLRVTVPGARPDVTREIDVIEELARRRGYDSFDERLLPLRPSNAPPDGLNTVATAVHQLFRRWGFLEARTAGFAPAREDRVPLLNPLSSEESHLRNDLLSGLLRRLEHNWAHGVRDVRLYEIGTVFLPGEGEMPREEIRVAAVATGARQPQHWSGTREAWDRWDLKALFVELAEVLRLGTVSGGEGAPDAGLLVASEVFSAGGGAAEAGRVRDDVMDAPLWAEPVWAIEARLPEILAPQEVRYRPLPEHPAVERDLALVGDRGLPAEAVEQVIREAAGELLETVRPFDLYEGKGIPEGERSIAWRLRFRHPERTLTDPEVDRAIEAVLGALHQRLNVRRR; the protein is encoded by the coding sequence ATGAACATCTCCTACCGCTGGCTTCGCGCGCTGGCGCCTACCATCACCGACACCCCCGAGCAGCTCGCGGAGCGGCTCGGGATGCTGGGTGCGCCCGTGGACGAGCTGACCCGGGTGGGCGCGGAGCTGGCTGACATTGTCATCGCACGCGTGGCCGACGTGCGGCCGCACCCGAACGCGGATCGCCTGCGGCTGTGCATGGTGGACGCGGGCGGTAACGGCGTGCTGCAGGTGGTCTGCGGCGCAACCAACGTGCAGGCGGGCGGCTTCTATCCCTTCGCGCCCGTCGGCGCGTCGCTCCCGGGCGGGGTGGTGATCCGCAAGGCCAAGCTGCGCGGCGAGGTCTCGGAGGGGATGCTATGCTCCGCACGCGAGCTCGGACTCGGGCGGGATCACTCGGGGATCATGGAGCTCTCGGGTGAATGGGCGCCGGGCGCCTCCTTCGTGGAGTCGCTCGGCCTCGACGACGCGCGCCTCTTGATCGATGTGACCGCGAACCGGCCGGATCTGCTGTCGCATCTCGGTGTGGCGCGTGAGCTGGCCCCCGGCGGTCAGGCAGATCTCCGGCTGGAGCCCTTCTCGTCCGGCGCGGGGGATCTGGAACTGGTGGAGACCGGTCACGAGGGGGAGACCGGCGGCGTGAGGATCTCCATCGAGGATGCCGCTCGCTGCCCCCGCTATACCTCCGCCGTGATTCGCGGCGTGCGGGTGGGCCCCTCCCCCGAGTGGCTGGCTACGCGCCTGCGGACGATCGGCCTCCGTCCGATCAACAACATCGTGGACGCGACCAACTTCGTCCTCCACGAGCTGGGTCAGCCACTCCACGCCTTCGATCTCGAGCGCCTCGGCGGGCGCGTGGTCGTGCGCCAGGCGAGGGCGGGGGAGAGGCTGCGCACGCTCGACGGGGTGGAGCGGGAGCTGGACGAGGGAATGTTGGTGATCGCGGACGCGGAGCGGCCGGTGGCGCTGGCCGGGGTGATGGGTGGTGAGGACACCGAGGTCACCGACGCCACCTCCGACGTACTCCTGGAGTGCGCCCTTTTCGATCCCAGGGCGGTGCGTCGTACGGCGCGCGGCCTGGGGATGTCGACCGACGCCTCCTATCGCTTCGAGCGCGGGGTGGACCCCGAGCTGCAGCCGCTGGCGCTGCGGCGAGTCGTGGATCTCATCCTTTCCGTGGCCGGGGGCGAGGTCGTGCGCCCCGGGGTCGACGTCCATCCCGGTCGCGTGGAACGGACCGTCGTCGAGCTGCGTCCTGCCCGTGCGGAGCGGGTCCTTGGCGTTCCGGTACCCCCCGAGGACGTCTCGCGTCTGCTCGAGCCGATCGGGTTTGCGGTTGCGAACGGTGGAGAGAAGCTGCGTGTTACTGTCCCTGGCGCGCGGCCGGACGTCACTCGCGAGATCGACGTGATCGAGGAGCTGGCGCGACGGCGCGGCTATGATTCTTTCGATGAGCGGCTGCTCCCGCTGCGGCCGAGCAATGCGCCTCCGGATGGCCTGAACACGGTGGCCACGGCGGTGCACCAGCTCTTCCGCCGCTGGGGCTTCCTCGAGGCCCGCACCGCCGGGTTCGCCCCCGCGCGCGAGGACCGGGTTCCGCTGCTGAACCCGCTATCCAGCGAGGAGAGCCACCTGCGCAACGACCTGCTCTCGGGACTTCTGCGGCGACTGGAGCACAACTGGGCGCACGGCGTTCGCGACGTGCGACTGTACGAGATCGGCACCGTCTTCCTCCCGGGTGAGGGCGAGATGCCCCGCGAAGAGATCCGGGTCGCCGCCGTCGCCACCGGCGCCCGGCAGCCGCAGCACTGGAGCGGCACGCGAGAGGCGTGGGACCGGTGGGATCTCAAGGCGCTCTTCGTGGAGCTGGCCGAGGTGCTGCGTCTCGGCACGGTGAGCGGCGGAGAAGGAGCCCCCGACGCGGGGTTGCTGGTCGCCTCCGAGGTCTTCAGCGCCGGTGGCGGTGCCGCCGAAGCTGGCCGCGTCCGCGACGACGTGATGGATGCGCCGCTGTGGGCCGAGCCCGTCTGGGCAATCGAGGCGCGCCTACCCGAGATTCTCGCGCCTCAGGAGGTCCGCTATCGCCCGCTTCCAGAGCATCCGGCGGTGGAGCGTGACCTGGCGCTGGTCGGCGACCGCGGCCTCCCGGCCGAAGCGGTCGAGCAGGTCATCCGCGAAGCGGCGGGAGAGTTGCTGGAGACGGTGAGGCCATTCGATCTGTACGAAGGGAAGGGAATTCCGGAGGGGGAGCGCAGCATCGCCTGGCGCCTCCGCTTCCGTCATCCCGAGCGGACCTTGACCGACCCGGAAGTGGATCGCGCGATCGAGGCGGTGCTCGGGGCACTGCATCAACGACTGAATGTCCGTCGGCGCTGA
- the rny gene encoding ribonuclease Y: protein MEILLSAAVAAIVGIGVGYVAGRSLLLARLRRERATAEEEAERIRSQAIVEAENLRKAEVLAGKEEAFRAKEEWEREEARRREDLERTERRLDERAETLERKLQMLDEKIQAQDERATKLAQREKSVEQREEELETRIAEVRKRLESLAGLSADEARRQLVQEMEEAARSEAAQRIREIKEEAKRDADREAKKIISLAIQRIAADHTAETTVSVVALPSDEMKGRIIGREGRNIRAFEQATGIDVIIDDTPEAVVLSGFDPVRREVARIALEKLVADGRIHPGRIEDVVAKARKEVETSMREAAEEVLYELGLHGIHPEIVKVLGRLKFRTSYGQNQLLHAKEVALLAGNMAAEMGFDVQMAKRMGLLHDIGKGLTHEHEGTHVELGWNLCKKHGESEQVLNAIKAHHDEEPHLFPETFLVTAADAISGSRPGARRENFETYVKRLERLEEIATSFPGVERCFAIQAGRELRIMVTPDEVSDEDMARLSDETARRIEAELQYPGQIKVVVIRETRAVDFAR, encoded by the coding sequence ATGGAAATTCTTCTGTCGGCCGCCGTTGCGGCGATCGTCGGCATCGGCGTGGGCTATGTAGCCGGACGCTCGCTGCTGCTCGCCCGCCTCCGGCGCGAACGCGCGACGGCTGAGGAGGAGGCGGAACGAATCCGGTCTCAGGCGATCGTCGAGGCCGAGAATCTTCGCAAGGCAGAGGTCCTTGCGGGCAAGGAGGAAGCCTTCCGCGCCAAAGAGGAGTGGGAGCGGGAGGAGGCTCGCCGGCGAGAGGATCTGGAGCGTACCGAGCGGCGCCTGGACGAGCGCGCGGAGACGCTCGAGCGCAAGCTCCAGATGCTGGACGAGAAGATCCAGGCGCAGGACGAGCGGGCCACCAAGCTGGCGCAGCGTGAGAAGTCGGTCGAACAGCGCGAAGAAGAGCTGGAGACCCGCATTGCGGAGGTGCGGAAGCGGCTGGAATCCCTTGCCGGGCTGAGCGCGGACGAGGCGCGACGCCAGCTCGTGCAGGAGATGGAGGAGGCGGCGCGGTCGGAGGCGGCCCAGCGCATTCGCGAGATCAAGGAGGAAGCCAAGCGCGACGCGGATCGCGAGGCGAAGAAGATCATCTCGCTGGCCATCCAGCGCATCGCCGCCGATCACACGGCGGAGACCACGGTGTCGGTCGTGGCGCTGCCTTCGGACGAGATGAAGGGGCGCATCATCGGTCGTGAGGGGCGGAACATCCGCGCCTTCGAGCAGGCGACCGGGATCGACGTGATCATCGACGACACTCCCGAGGCCGTCGTGCTTTCGGGATTCGACCCGGTGCGCCGCGAGGTGGCGCGCATCGCCCTGGAGAAGCTGGTCGCCGACGGGCGGATCCATCCGGGGCGCATCGAGGACGTGGTCGCGAAGGCCAGGAAGGAAGTGGAGACCTCCATGCGCGAGGCGGCGGAGGAGGTGCTCTACGAGCTGGGTCTGCACGGTATCCATCCCGAGATCGTCAAGGTCCTCGGGCGGCTGAAGTTCCGCACCTCGTACGGCCAGAATCAGCTGCTACACGCGAAAGAGGTGGCGCTGCTGGCCGGCAACATGGCCGCGGAGATGGGCTTCGACGTGCAGATGGCCAAGCGCATGGGGCTGCTGCACGACATCGGCAAGGGCCTCACCCACGAGCACGAGGGGACCCACGTGGAGCTCGGGTGGAACCTGTGCAAGAAGCACGGGGAATCCGAGCAGGTCCTCAACGCCATCAAGGCGCACCACGACGAGGAGCCGCACCTCTTCCCCGAGACGTTCCTGGTCACGGCCGCGGACGCGATTTCCGGCTCGCGGCCGGGGGCCCGCCGCGAGAACTTCGAAACCTACGTGAAGCGACTCGAGCGCCTGGAGGAGATCGCGACCTCCTTCCCGGGCGTGGAGCGCTGCTTTGCCATTCAGGCCGGTCGGGAGCTGCGCATCATGGTCACCCCCGACGAGGTCTCCGACGAGGACATGGCCCGCCTCAGCGACGAGACCGCGCGACGCATCGAGGCGGAGCTGCAGTACCCCGGTCAGATCAAGGTGGTGGTGATCCGGGAAACGAGAGCGGTGGATTTTGCGAGGTAG
- a CDS encoding farnesyl diphosphate synthase: MAPSELTAWLEQEKEAVDKELDAIAERARTMVSPSLADAVEYALSTRGKRIRPILCLAAYRAVGGKECAAIYRLAAALEIVHTYSLVHDDLPCMDDDDLRRGRPTVHRVFGVPQATLAGAALLPLAVRVLEEGAMGLGLSSEVRRALVTELCRAAGAAGMVGGQLRDLEAERMEVDARGLEEIHRAKTGALLTASLRLGGIAADCSPGDLERLTAYGEALGLAFQITDDILDVVGDQGALGKAAGRDERLRKASYPALFGVTGARALARARADDAKAALEGIASAELIALADYVVEREK, from the coding sequence ATGGCTCCCTCCGAGCTCACGGCCTGGCTCGAGCAGGAGAAGGAAGCGGTCGACAAGGAGCTGGATGCGATCGCCGAGCGCGCTCGTACGATGGTGTCGCCTTCGCTCGCCGACGCCGTCGAGTACGCCCTGTCGACGCGTGGAAAGCGGATCCGCCCGATCCTGTGCCTGGCGGCGTATCGAGCGGTAGGCGGGAAGGAGTGCGCCGCAATCTATCGGCTCGCCGCCGCCCTCGAGATCGTCCACACGTATTCGCTGGTGCACGACGATCTCCCCTGCATGGACGACGACGACCTGCGGCGGGGTCGGCCGACCGTACATCGGGTCTTCGGGGTGCCGCAGGCGACGCTGGCGGGGGCCGCGCTGCTCCCGCTGGCGGTGCGCGTCCTCGAGGAAGGGGCGATGGGTCTGGGGCTGTCGAGCGAGGTGCGCCGCGCGCTCGTGACCGAGCTCTGTCGTGCCGCCGGTGCCGCCGGAATGGTCGGTGGCCAGCTGCGGGACCTGGAAGCGGAACGGATGGAGGTGGATGCCCGGGGGCTGGAAGAGATCCACCGGGCCAAGACAGGCGCCCTGCTCACCGCCTCCCTCCGCCTCGGCGGGATCGCCGCGGACTGCAGCCCGGGCGACCTGGAGCGCCTGACCGCCTACGGCGAAGCGTTGGGGCTTGCCTTCCAGATCACCGACGACATTCTGGACGTAGTGGGTGATCAGGGCGCCCTGGGCAAGGCTGCCGGGCGCGACGAGCGGCTGCGCAAGGCCTCGTATCCCGCCCTCTTCGGTGTGACCGGCGCCCGGGCGCTGGCGCGCGCCCGCGCGGACGACGCCAAAGCCGCGCTCGAGGGGATCGCCTCCGCCGAGCTGATCGCCCTGGCGGACTATGTCGTGGAGAGGGAGAAGTAA
- the dxs gene encoding 1-deoxy-D-xylulose-5-phosphate synthase has translation MSVLGQIRSPADLRALPADQLRPLADEVRERILDVVSSHKGAHFGSNLGTVELSIALHRVFDTPRDQLIWDVGHQAYPHKILTGRNEQLPTIRRKGGLSGFLRRDESPYDVFGAGHAATSISAACGIAAARDLKGEDFEVIAVIGDGSMSCGLAFEALNNVGATDRDLIVVLNDNQMSISPNVGAMHRALTNMRTSPFYNRVREEVKRVIHAAPRFGSLGGLVEQFAVRMDDAVKGMFVPGMLFEELGLRYVGPVDGHNLDSLIEVLRDVKRMEGPRIVHVLTTKGKGFAPAEEDQVKWHACGGFDKRTGAPIRKPSGKTLPRYQQVFGEALTELGKKHPHVVAITAAMATGTSTDIFQAAHPDRFYDVGIAEGHAVTFAAGLATQGIKPVVAIYSTFLQRAYDSIVHDVALQDLPVLFCMDRAGLAGDDGPTHHGCLDIAYLLAVPGMTITAPMDGEEMVGLLRLGVEWREGPFSIRWPRDAVPAEVRPESEIPHVPYGTWRVLREGADVVLLATGTMVLPSLEAAESLARQGIEATVVNCRFIKPLDEACLARLFPAHTRVVTVEEGTVVNGFGAYVRSYIGERWPSVRGTSLGLPDRFVSHGERGELLVEVGLTAEGIAERVREFTGTARAPSLRETA, from the coding sequence GTGTCCGTTCTCGGCCAGATTCGCTCGCCCGCCGACCTTCGTGCGCTGCCGGCTGATCAGCTGCGGCCGCTCGCCGACGAGGTTCGCGAGCGCATCCTGGATGTAGTCTCGAGCCACAAGGGAGCGCACTTCGGGTCCAACCTGGGAACGGTCGAGCTGAGTATCGCCCTCCATCGTGTCTTCGACACCCCCCGTGACCAGCTCATCTGGGACGTGGGGCACCAGGCCTATCCCCACAAGATCCTCACCGGTCGCAACGAGCAGCTCCCCACTATCCGTCGCAAGGGCGGACTCTCGGGCTTCCTGCGCCGCGACGAGTCGCCGTACGACGTCTTCGGCGCGGGGCACGCGGCCACCTCCATCTCGGCGGCCTGTGGCATCGCCGCCGCACGCGACCTCAAAGGAGAGGATTTCGAGGTCATCGCCGTGATCGGCGATGGGTCCATGAGCTGCGGCCTTGCCTTCGAGGCCCTCAACAACGTTGGCGCCACCGATCGAGACCTGATCGTCGTGCTCAACGACAACCAGATGTCGATCTCGCCGAACGTGGGGGCGATGCACCGCGCCCTCACCAACATGCGCACCAGCCCGTTCTACAACCGGGTGCGCGAGGAGGTGAAGCGGGTGATCCACGCCGCGCCTCGTTTCGGGTCGCTGGGCGGACTGGTCGAGCAGTTCGCGGTGCGCATGGACGACGCGGTGAAGGGGATGTTCGTTCCCGGCATGCTCTTCGAGGAGCTCGGCCTGCGCTACGTCGGTCCGGTGGACGGGCACAACCTCGACAGCCTGATCGAGGTACTGCGCGACGTGAAGCGCATGGAGGGACCGCGGATCGTCCACGTGCTCACGACCAAGGGGAAGGGGTTTGCGCCCGCGGAAGAGGACCAGGTCAAGTGGCACGCCTGCGGTGGCTTCGACAAGCGGACGGGGGCGCCGATCCGCAAGCCCTCCGGGAAGACGCTGCCGCGTTATCAGCAGGTATTCGGCGAAGCGCTCACCGAGCTGGGGAAGAAGCACCCCCACGTGGTCGCCATCACCGCCGCGATGGCCACCGGGACCAGCACCGACATCTTCCAGGCTGCCCACCCGGACCGTTTCTATGACGTCGGGATCGCCGAGGGCCACGCGGTCACCTTCGCGGCCGGGCTGGCTACGCAGGGGATCAAGCCGGTAGTGGCGATCTACTCCACCTTCCTCCAGCGCGCCTACGACTCGATCGTGCACGACGTCGCGCTGCAGGATCTGCCGGTGCTCTTCTGCATGGACCGCGCGGGTCTCGCGGGTGACGACGGCCCGACGCACCACGGTTGCCTCGACATCGCGTACCTTCTGGCCGTTCCCGGGATGACGATCACCGCGCCCATGGACGGGGAGGAGATGGTGGGGCTGTTGCGCCTGGGTGTGGAGTGGCGGGAGGGGCCTTTCTCGATCCGCTGGCCGCGCGACGCCGTTCCCGCCGAGGTCCGGCCGGAGAGCGAGATCCCCCACGTTCCTTACGGGACCTGGAGAGTGCTGCGCGAGGGAGCCGACGTGGTACTGCTGGCCACCGGCACGATGGTCCTCCCCTCGCTCGAGGCGGCCGAGTCGTTGGCCCGGCAAGGGATCGAGGCCACGGTGGTGAACTGCCGCTTCATCAAGCCGCTGGACGAGGCGTGCCTCGCGCGCCTCTTCCCCGCGCACACCCGCGTGGTGACGGTCGAGGAGGGCACGGTGGTGAATGGGTTTGGCGCCTACGTCCGCAGCTACATCGGCGAGCGCTGGCCGTCGGTACGCGGGACCTCGCTGGGTCTGCCCGATCGCTTCGTCAGCCACGGCGAGCGAGGCGAGCTGCTGGTGGAGGTGGGCCTCACGGCGGAGGGGATTGCGGAGCGCGTGCGGGAATTCACGGGCACGGCCCGCGCTCCCTCCCTGCGCGAAACGGCTTGA
- a CDS encoding cell division protein ZapA has translation MAGSKSLKTSVTVEIAGEKHVLRSDAPVEYTHSVAAHVDGTIRSLGRADGLEPHRTAILAAMVITDELFRTREELRALREEIERRAALLADRLERATSPGDGPPSAEPNPGEIA, from the coding sequence ATGGCTGGATCGAAGTCTCTGAAGACGAGCGTCACCGTCGAGATCGCGGGAGAGAAGCACGTCCTGCGCTCCGACGCACCCGTCGAATACACCCATTCCGTCGCCGCGCACGTGGACGGAACGATCCGTTCGCTGGGGAGGGCGGATGGCCTCGAGCCGCATCGGACCGCTATTCTCGCGGCGATGGTGATCACCGACGAGCTCTTCCGCACCAGAGAGGAGCTGCGTGCCCTCCGCGAAGAAATCGAGCGGCGTGCCGCGCTACTGGCCGACCGCCTCGAGAGGGCGACATCGCCGGGGGACGGGCCTCCCAGCGCGGAACCCAACCCCGGCGAGATCGCGTAA
- the pheS gene encoding phenylalanine--tRNA ligase subunit alpha, which translates to MVNDLKERLSLLESQGEAAIERAGSAEELERLRHELLGRKGRLTGVLRGLGQLPPEERPVVGAEANRIKERLTARFDARQAELSEAPETAPRDDLTLPGRARWKGAAHPVSIVVDEICEIFRDLGFARVRGPEVETVDYNFIKLNTPLDHPAADEHDTFYLSDRVVLRTHTSPVQARIMERYPPPVRVVVPGMVYRRDPFDASHAPAFEQLEGLAVDEGIDFRDFRATIGEFARRFFGPKTRTRFRPSFFPFTEPSAEVDVSCQICGGAGCSACKRTGWMEIMGAGMVDPAVFEAVGYDPERYTGYAFGMGPARIAMQRYRIPDIRLLYENDVRFLEQFG; encoded by the coding sequence ATGGTGAACGACCTGAAGGAGCGGCTGAGTCTCCTGGAGAGCCAAGGCGAGGCGGCGATCGAGCGCGCAGGGAGCGCGGAAGAGCTGGAGCGACTCCGGCACGAGCTGCTGGGTCGTAAGGGGCGCCTGACCGGCGTGCTGCGCGGTCTGGGGCAACTTCCGCCCGAGGAGCGGCCGGTGGTGGGTGCGGAAGCCAATCGCATCAAGGAGCGACTCACCGCGCGTTTCGATGCACGCCAGGCCGAGCTGTCCGAGGCGCCGGAGACCGCCCCTCGCGACGACCTCACGCTGCCCGGGCGAGCGCGCTGGAAGGGAGCCGCCCATCCGGTCAGCATCGTGGTCGACGAGATCTGCGAGATCTTCCGCGACCTGGGTTTCGCCCGCGTGCGGGGGCCGGAGGTCGAGACGGTCGACTACAACTTCATCAAGCTCAATACGCCCCTGGACCATCCGGCGGCGGATGAGCACGACACCTTCTACCTCTCCGATCGGGTCGTGCTGCGGACGCACACCTCGCCGGTGCAGGCCCGCATCATGGAGAGGTATCCGCCGCCCGTGCGGGTGGTCGTGCCGGGAATGGTGTATCGCCGCGATCCCTTCGACGCCTCCCACGCCCCCGCCTTCGAGCAGCTCGAGGGGTTGGCCGTCGACGAGGGGATCGACTTTCGGGACTTCCGGGCCACCATCGGTGAGTTCGCGCGGCGCTTCTTCGGCCCGAAGACGCGCACCCGGTTCCGGCCGTCGTTCTTCCCGTTCACCGAGCCCTCCGCCGAGGTCGACGTGTCCTGCCAGATCTGCGGCGGGGCGGGCTGCAGCGCCTGCAAGCGCACCGGGTGGATGGAGATCATGGGCGCCGGCATGGTCGACCCGGCCGTCTTCGAGGCCGTCGGCTACGACCCCGAGCGCTACACCGGTTACGCCTTCGGCATGGGCCCCGCGCGCATCGCCATGCAGCGCTACCGCATTCCGGACATCCGGTTGCTGTACGAGAACGACGTGAGGTTTCTGGAGCAGTTTGGGTGA
- the folD gene encoding bifunctional methylenetetrahydrofolate dehydrogenase/methenyltetrahydrofolate cyclohydrolase FolD, producing MAKLIDGLRMSAEIRAELAEKVEDLRRDGIVPGLTVVLVGNDPASEVYVRNKTRACEQLGMNARTIHLPEDVGREELFGVIDGLNADPTVHGILVQLPIPPHLPYKSVLEHIDPDKDVDGFHPLNNGRAFVGDPRGFVPATPAGIMEMLRREEIPTHGRHVVIVGRSLIVSKPLMSLLMAPGPNATVTLTHKYTTNLAAHTRMADILVVAVGKPGLITADMVKPGVVVIDVGTSRVPDDSERGYRIAGDVDFESVSKVASAITPVPGGVGPMTITMLLANTVEAARRTRDGIPGAPDDGLLRE from the coding sequence ATGGCCAAGCTGATAGATGGCCTCCGCATGAGCGCGGAGATACGTGCGGAGCTGGCGGAAAAGGTGGAGGATCTGCGTCGTGACGGGATCGTGCCGGGACTCACCGTCGTGCTGGTGGGGAACGATCCGGCGAGCGAGGTCTACGTTCGCAACAAGACCCGGGCGTGTGAGCAGCTCGGCATGAACGCACGCACCATCCACCTGCCCGAAGACGTCGGTCGGGAGGAGCTCTTCGGCGTGATCGACGGGCTGAACGCCGATCCGACGGTCCACGGGATCCTGGTGCAGCTCCCGATTCCGCCTCATCTCCCCTACAAGTCGGTGCTGGAGCACATCGATCCCGACAAGGACGTCGACGGGTTCCACCCCCTCAACAACGGGCGGGCGTTCGTCGGCGATCCGCGCGGCTTCGTTCCCGCCACGCCCGCGGGGATCATGGAGATGCTGCGCCGGGAGGAGATCCCCACGCACGGCCGCCATGTCGTCATCGTGGGCCGCAGCCTCATCGTCAGCAAGCCGCTGATGTCGCTGCTCATGGCGCCCGGGCCGAACGCGACGGTGACGCTGACCCACAAGTACACCACCAACCTCGCGGCCCACACCCGCATGGCCGACATCCTGGTGGTGGCGGTGGGGAAGCCGGGGCTGATCACCGCCGACATGGTGAAGCCCGGTGTGGTGGTGATCGATGTGGGCACCAGTCGCGTCCCCGACGACTCGGAGCGGGGATATCGGATCGCGGGAGACGTGGACTTCGAGAGCGTCTCGAAGGTGGCTTCCGCCATCACTCCGGTGCCGGGGGGCGTGGGCCCGATGACCATCACGATGCTGCTCGCCAACACCGTGGAGGCGGCCCGACGCACCCGCGATGGCATCCCCGGCGCCCCGGACGACGGGCTCCTCCGCGAGTGA
- a CDS encoding NAD(+)/NADH kinase, with protein sequence MSEGTFVPPRLIGVVGHPRYASLHATFERVMRFAESRGLELAFEPELVDDGYDTSLHLKPEQLPHLDLLLTLGGDGTLLRGARMVAPYGVPVLGVNLGHLGFLTSFGPSELEQGLEKAISGETVVDERMVLEIRAESADGVVHSTSLALNDAVLHRGGMARMIRMAVYAHDEEVGTYSADGIIVATPTGSTAYSLSAGGPIVSPIVDCIIATPICPHTLAVRPLVLSAAETVTVEVLSPTEELILTVDGQESANLVPGDRLVAKRTRPPLKLVRVPGQTFFSTLRRKLRWGDLQERDQDQSNR encoded by the coding sequence GTGTCGGAAGGGACCTTCGTTCCACCCCGACTGATCGGGGTGGTCGGGCACCCGCGCTACGCATCGCTGCACGCGACCTTCGAGCGCGTCATGCGCTTCGCGGAAAGCCGGGGCCTGGAGCTCGCCTTCGAGCCCGAGCTGGTGGACGACGGCTACGACACCTCCCTTCACCTCAAGCCCGAACAGCTCCCCCACCTCGATCTCCTGCTGACGCTCGGCGGTGACGGCACCCTGCTGCGCGGGGCGCGCATGGTCGCGCCCTACGGCGTGCCTGTTCTCGGGGTGAATCTCGGGCATCTGGGTTTCCTCACCTCGTTCGGTCCCTCGGAGCTGGAGCAGGGTCTGGAGAAGGCGATCTCCGGGGAGACCGTGGTGGACGAGCGAATGGTGCTGGAGATCCGCGCCGAGAGTGCGGATGGCGTGGTGCACTCCACCTCTCTCGCGCTCAACGACGCGGTGCTGCACCGGGGCGGGATGGCGCGCATGATCCGGATGGCCGTCTACGCCCACGACGAGGAGGTAGGGACCTACAGCGCCGACGGGATCATCGTCGCGACTCCCACCGGGTCGACGGCATACTCGCTCTCGGCTGGGGGACCGATCGTCTCCCCCATCGTCGATTGCATCATCGCCACCCCGATCTGCCCCCACACGCTGGCGGTGCGGCCGCTCGTCCTCTCGGCCGCGGAGACCGTCACCGTCGAGGTGCTCTCCCCGACCGAGGAGCTCATCCTGACCGTCGATGGGCAGGAAAGTGCCAACCTGGTCCCCGGGGATCGTCTGGTGGCAAAGCGTACCAGGCCGCCGCTGAAGCTCGTGCGGGTGCCCGGCCAGACCTTCTTCTCCACCCTACGCCGCAAGCTGCGCTGGGGTGACCTCCAGGAGCGCGATCAGGATCAATCGAATCGGTAG
- a CDS encoding TIGR00282 family metallophosphoesterase, whose translation MRILFVADVIGSPGRRAVKGLLRLVRSRYRVDVVILNGENAAGGFGITPEIAREFFALGVEVITTGNHVWDKKEIHEYLDQEPRLLRPANYPPGNPGRGVVIVPVGARRLAVMNLQGRVFMPAIDDPYQVVDRLLAEVEGKADVVVVDFHAEATSEKQAFGRYLDGRVAAVVGTHTHVQTADERILAGGTAFITDIGLTGGLDGVIGMKTEISIARQRLQTRGERMQPADGDLHLQGALVEVDPATRRARSIQRLSIPYAVVLEGAFQGGKF comes from the coding sequence ATGCGCATCCTCTTCGTCGCCGACGTGATCGGCTCGCCCGGCCGGCGGGCGGTGAAGGGGCTGTTACGCCTGGTTCGATCGCGCTACCGGGTCGATGTCGTGATCCTCAACGGTGAGAACGCCGCGGGCGGCTTCGGGATCACTCCCGAAATCGCCCGCGAGTTCTTCGCGCTGGGTGTGGAGGTGATCACGACCGGCAACCACGTCTGGGACAAGAAGGAGATCCACGAGTACCTGGACCAGGAGCCGCGCCTCCTGAGGCCGGCGAACTATCCGCCGGGGAATCCCGGGCGCGGGGTGGTCATCGTTCCGGTCGGGGCGCGCCGCCTGGCAGTGATGAATCTGCAGGGGCGCGTCTTCATGCCCGCGATCGACGATCCGTACCAGGTGGTGGACCGGTTGCTCGCTGAGGTGGAGGGGAAGGCGGACGTGGTGGTCGTCGATTTCCACGCCGAGGCCACCTCGGAGAAGCAGGCGTTCGGGCGGTACCTCGACGGCCGGGTGGCGGCGGTGGTGGGGACCCACACCCACGTGCAGACCGCCGATGAACGGATTCTCGCCGGGGGCACCGCCTTCATCACCGACATCGGGCTGACCGGGGGGCTGGACGGCGTGATCGGAATGAAGACGGAGATCTCCATCGCCCGTCAGCGCCTCCAGACGCGCGGCGAGCGGATGCAACCCGCCGACGGCGACCTCCACCTGCAGGGTGCCCTCGTGGAAGTCGACCCCGCTACCCGCCGCGCCCGCTCGATCCAGCGCCTGAGCATCCCCTACGCGGTGGTGCTGGAGGGAGCATTTCAGGGCGGGAAATTTTGA